One genomic segment of Pseudomonas sp. RU47 includes these proteins:
- a CDS encoding LutC/YkgG family protein, giving the protein MSAKQNILGKLRKSLTGTTPIADNFDVDLVTQPYTYTAEQRIPQLRKLMEAVHTETHLTSDAEWPALLAQLLRDRQLPSLLIAPTTAHGQRITQHWANNPDLPALKSYDRPMEEWKAELFNDTPASLTGTLGAIAATGSLILWPTREEPRLMSLVPPVHFALLKASEIRDNFYQVQQEFEWAQGMPTNALLVSGPSKTADIEQVLAYGAHGPKDLVVLILEDQ; this is encoded by the coding sequence ATGAGCGCCAAGCAAAATATCCTCGGCAAGCTGCGGAAAAGTCTGACCGGCACCACGCCGATTGCCGACAACTTCGATGTCGATCTGGTGACGCAGCCTTACACCTACACTGCCGAACAGCGCATTCCGCAACTGCGCAAATTGATGGAAGCGGTGCACACCGAAACCCACCTGACCTCGGACGCAGAATGGCCGGCGCTGCTTGCGCAATTGCTGCGTGATCGCCAGTTGCCGAGCCTGTTGATCGCGCCGACGACAGCGCACGGGCAACGCATCACACAGCATTGGGCGAACAATCCTGATCTGCCAGCGCTGAAGTCCTACGACCGGCCGATGGAAGAGTGGAAAGCCGAGTTGTTCAACGACACCCCGGCCAGTCTCACCGGCACACTCGGTGCGATCGCAGCCACTGGCAGCCTGATTCTCTGGCCAACCCGTGAAGAACCACGGCTGATGAGCCTGGTGCCACCAGTGCATTTCGCCCTGCTCAAGGCCAGCGAAATCCGCGACAACTTCTATCAAGTGCAACAGGAATTCGAATGGGCGCAAGGCATGCCGACCAACGCGTTGCTGGTGTCCGGCCCTTCGAAAACCGCTGACATCGAGCAAGTACTGGCTTACGGCGCCCACGGCCCGAAAGACCTGGTGGTTCTGATCCTGGAGGACCAATGA
- a CDS encoding LutB/LldF family L-lactate oxidation iron-sulfur protein: MSTSAIIPTVAVEEDFRTRAHNALGDQQLRNNFRTAMDSLMAKRAAAFSDAHEREHLRALGNSIKARALSKLPDLLEQLEQNLTRNGVTVHWAETVDEANGIVLSIIRAHEARQVIKGKSMVSEEMEMNHFLEARDIECLESDMGEYIVQLDHEKPSHIIMPAIHKNAGQVASLFHDKLGVEYTKDVDQLIQIGRRVLRQKFFEADIGVSGVNFAVAETGTLLLVENEGNGRMTTTVPPVHIAVTGIEKVVENLRDVVPLLSLLTRSALGIPITTYVNMISSPRKEHELDGPQEVHLVLLDNGRSQAFADSELRQTLNCIRCGACMNHCPVYTRVGGHTYGEVYPGPIGKIITPHMVGLAKVPDHPSASSLCGACGEVCPVKIPIPAILRRLREENVKAPDSPNQVMRGQGSKYSRKERFIWNAWARLNSSPILYRLFGFFATRLRALTPSNVGPWTQNHSAPKPAARSLHDMAREHLAKQGDR, from the coding sequence ATGAGCACTTCCGCGATTATTCCTACGGTCGCCGTAGAAGAAGATTTCCGCACCCGGGCACACAATGCCTTGGGTGATCAGCAGCTACGGAACAACTTCCGCACTGCGATGGACTCACTGATGGCCAAGCGGGCAGCCGCTTTCAGTGATGCCCATGAAAGAGAACATTTGCGCGCACTGGGCAATTCGATCAAAGCCCGCGCGCTCTCCAAGTTGCCCGACCTGCTCGAGCAACTGGAACAGAACCTGACCCGCAACGGTGTGACAGTGCACTGGGCGGAAACGGTGGACGAGGCCAATGGCATCGTCTTATCGATCATCCGCGCTCACGAGGCGCGGCAAGTGATCAAGGGCAAATCGATGGTCAGCGAAGAGATGGAGATGAACCATTTCCTCGAGGCTCGGGACATTGAATGTCTGGAGTCCGACATGGGGGAATACATCGTCCAGCTCGACCACGAGAAGCCTTCACACATCATTATGCCGGCGATCCACAAGAATGCCGGTCAGGTCGCGTCCTTGTTCCACGACAAACTTGGCGTGGAATACACCAAGGACGTTGACCAACTCATTCAGATCGGTCGCAGAGTCCTGCGGCAGAAATTCTTCGAAGCGGACATCGGCGTCTCCGGTGTCAACTTCGCCGTCGCCGAAACCGGCACCCTGCTGCTGGTGGAAAACGAAGGCAACGGGCGCATGACCACCACCGTGCCGCCGGTGCACATCGCCGTCACCGGCATCGAAAAAGTCGTGGAAAACCTGCGTGACGTGGTGCCGCTGCTGTCACTGCTGACCCGCTCGGCGCTGGGCATTCCGATCACCACTTACGTCAACATGATCTCCAGCCCGCGCAAGGAGCACGAACTCGACGGCCCACAGGAAGTGCATCTGGTGCTGCTCGACAACGGTCGCAGCCAGGCTTTCGCCGACAGTGAATTGCGCCAGACCCTGAATTGCATCCGCTGCGGCGCTTGCATGAACCATTGCCCGGTTTATACCCGCGTCGGCGGCCACACCTATGGCGAGGTGTATCCGGGGCCAATCGGCAAAATCATCACCCCGCACATGGTCGGTCTGGCCAAGGTTCCGGATCACCCGAGCGCGTCATCGCTGTGCGGTGCCTGCGGTGAAGTCTGCCCGGTAAAAATTCCGATTCCGGCGATCCTGCGACGCCTGCGCGAAGAGAACGTCAAAGCCCCGGACAGCCCGAATCAAGTGATGCGCGGTCAGGGCAGCAAGTATTCGCGCAAGGAACGCTTTATCTGGAACGCCTGGGCCAGGCTCAACAGTTCGCCAATCTTGTATCGATTGTTCGGTTTCTTCGCCACGCGCCTGCGTGCACTGACCCCGAGTAACGTCGGCCCGTGGACGCAAAACCACAGCGCGCCGAAACCCGCCGCGCGCTCACTGCACGACATGGCCCGTGAGCATCTGGCCAAACAGGGAGACCGCTGA
- a CDS encoding (Fe-S)-binding protein yields the protein MSELFYNAVPNATRVAPPLPEPRQYPSEKPARVYLFGTCVVDLFYPEAGMDAIHLLEREGIRVEYPQGQSCCGQPAYTSGYTEQARTVARSQLALFAGDYPVVVPSGSCAGMLREHYADLFKDEPETLKQVQALAARTYELAEFLLFVCKVQLKDSGEPVKVALHTSCSARREMNTHLHGRELLAQLSNVERVNHDHESECCGFGGTFSVRMPDISGAMVADKTKALKDSGAHEVLSADCGCLMNINGALEKQKEALRGQHLASFLWQRTGGAQ from the coding sequence ATGAGCGAGCTTTTTTACAACGCCGTGCCGAACGCGACCCGTGTGGCCCCGCCACTGCCCGAACCTCGGCAATACCCCAGCGAGAAACCGGCGCGGGTCTATCTGTTCGGCACGTGCGTGGTCGATCTGTTCTACCCCGAAGCCGGGATGGACGCGATCCACTTGCTGGAGCGCGAAGGGATCCGGGTCGAGTACCCGCAAGGGCAGAGTTGCTGCGGCCAACCGGCCTACACCTCGGGTTACACCGAGCAGGCGCGGACGGTAGCGCGCTCGCAACTGGCGCTGTTTGCCGGGGATTATCCGGTGGTGGTGCCGTCGGGTTCCTGCGCCGGCATGCTACGCGAGCATTACGCCGACTTGTTCAAGGACGAGCCGGAGACGTTGAAACAGGTTCAGGCCCTCGCGGCCCGCACCTATGAACTGGCCGAGTTTCTGCTGTTCGTCTGCAAGGTGCAGCTCAAGGACAGCGGCGAGCCGGTCAAAGTCGCGCTGCACACTTCGTGTTCGGCACGTCGCGAAATGAACACCCACCTGCACGGCCGCGAGTTGTTGGCGCAGTTGAGCAACGTGGAACGGGTCAACCATGACCACGAAAGCGAATGCTGTGGCTTCGGTGGAACATTCAGCGTCCGTATGCCAGACATTTCCGGCGCGATGGTGGCTGACAAGACCAAAGCACTGAAGGATTCCGGCGCGCATGAGGTGTTGAGTGCCGATTGTGGCTGTTTGATGAACATCAACGGCGCATTGGAGAAACAAAAAGAAGCGCTGCGCGGGCAACATCTCGCCAGCTTCTTGTGGCAACGAACCGGGGGTGCGCAATGA
- a CDS encoding lactate permease LctP family transporter — MQTWQQLYSPLGSLGVSALAAVIPIVFFFLALAVFRLKGHVAGSITLALSIAVAIFAFQMPVDMAFAAAGYGFAYGLWPIAWIIVAAVFLYKLTVKSGQFEVIRSSVLSITDDQRLQVLLIGFCFGAFLEGAAGFGAPVAITAALLVGLGFNPLYAAGLCLIANTAPVAFGALGIPIIVAGQVTGIDAFKIGAMTGRQLPLLSLFVPFWLVFMMDGLRGVRETWPAALVAGLSFAVTQYFTSNFIGPELPDITSALASLISLTLFLKVWQPKRAAGQHIAGAVSASVVTASVGGFGQKRSTVASPYSLGEIFKAWSPFLILTVLVTIWTLKPFKAMFAAGGSMHSWVFNFAIPHLDQLVIKTAPIVAAPTAIPAVFKLDPISATGTAIFFSALISMLVLKINFKTGLTTLKETFYELRWPILSIGMVLAFAFVTNYSGMSSTMALVLAGTGAAFPFFSPFLGWLGVFLTGSDTSSNALFSSLQATTAHQIGVNDTLLVAANTSGGVTGKMISPQSIAVACAATGLVGKESDLFRFTLKHSLFFATIVGLITLAQAYWFTGMLVH, encoded by the coding sequence ATGCAAACCTGGCAACAGCTCTACAGCCCGCTCGGCAGTCTCGGCGTGTCCGCACTCGCGGCCGTCATCCCCATCGTGTTCTTTTTCCTCGCGCTGGCGGTGTTCCGCCTCAAAGGCCATGTGGCCGGGAGCATCACCCTCGCACTGTCGATTGCCGTGGCGATCTTCGCGTTCCAGATGCCGGTCGATATGGCCTTCGCCGCCGCCGGGTATGGCTTCGCCTACGGTCTGTGGCCGATTGCCTGGATCATTGTCGCGGCGGTGTTCCTCTACAAACTGACGGTGAAAAGTGGTCAGTTCGAGGTCATTCGCAGTTCGGTGTTATCGATTACTGACGACCAGCGCCTGCAAGTGCTGCTGATCGGTTTCTGCTTCGGTGCTTTCCTGGAAGGTGCCGCCGGTTTCGGTGCGCCGGTGGCGATTACTGCCGCACTTCTGGTCGGACTGGGCTTCAACCCGCTGTACGCCGCCGGCCTGTGCCTGATCGCCAACACCGCACCGGTTGCGTTTGGCGCATTGGGGATTCCGATCATTGTTGCCGGCCAAGTCACCGGCATCGACGCGTTCAAGATCGGCGCCATGACCGGTCGCCAACTGCCGCTGCTGTCGTTGTTCGTGCCGTTCTGGCTGGTGTTCATGATGGACGGCCTGCGCGGCGTGCGTGAAACCTGGCCGGCTGCACTGGTTGCAGGCTTGAGCTTCGCCGTCACCCAATACTTCACTTCCAACTTCATCGGCCCGGAGCTGCCAGACATCACCTCGGCCTTGGCCAGCCTGATTTCCCTGACCCTGTTCCTGAAAGTCTGGCAGCCAAAACGCGCCGCCGGCCAACACATCGCCGGTGCCGTTTCCGCCTCGGTGGTGACCGCCAGCGTCGGCGGTTTCGGTCAAAAGCGCAGCACCGTGGCTTCGCCTTACAGCCTCGGGGAAATTTTCAAAGCGTGGTCGCCGTTCCTGATCCTCACCGTGCTGGTAACGATCTGGACGCTGAAGCCTTTCAAAGCGATGTTCGCCGCTGGCGGTTCGATGCACAGCTGGGTGTTCAACTTCGCGATTCCGCACCTTGATCAACTGGTGATCAAGACCGCACCGATTGTGGCCGCTCCAACAGCAATCCCTGCGGTGTTCAAACTCGACCCGATTTCCGCGACCGGCACGGCGATTTTCTTCTCCGCGCTGATCTCGATGCTGGTGCTGAAGATCAATTTCAAAACTGGTCTGACCACTTTGAAAGAGACCTTCTATGAACTGCGCTGGCCAATCCTGTCGATCGGTATGGTGCTGGCCTTCGCCTTCGTCACCAACTACTCCGGCATGTCTTCGACCATGGCGCTGGTATTGGCCGGAACCGGCGCGGCATTCCCGTTCTTCTCGCCGTTCCTCGGCTGGCTCGGCGTGTTCCTCACTGGTTCGGATACTTCGTCCAACGCGCTGTTCAGTTCGCTGCAGGCGACCACTGCGCACCAGATCGGCGTCAATGACACCCTGCTAGTGGCAGCCAATACCAGCGGCGGCGTGACCGGCAAGATGATCTCGCCACAATCGATCGCAGTGGCCTGCGCCGCGACCGGCCTGGTGGGCAAGGAATCGGATCTGTTCCGCTTCACCCTCAAGCACAGCCTATTCTTTGCAACGATTGTCGGTCTGATCACCCTGGCTCAGGCCTACTGGTTCACCGGCATGCTCGTGCACTAA
- a CDS encoding FCD domain-containing protein, translating into MGFDQIRQRRLSDDIVERLEGMILEGTLKSGERLPAERTLAEQFGVSRPSLREAIQKLAAKGLLVSRQGGGNYVVESLGSTFSDPLLQLLESNPEAQRDLLEFRHTLEASCAYYAALRATDVDRERLTAAFEELQDCYSRHDEVSRAEEGAADAKFHLAIAEASHNAVLLHTIRGLFDLLKRNVVTNIGGMYKQRTETRDMLITQHRELYRAIIEGRAEQAREVSSRHILYVQEVLEEVRQEVQRMARAERRKGM; encoded by the coding sequence ATGGGGTTTGATCAGATTCGGCAGCGCCGTTTGTCTGACGATATTGTCGAGCGACTCGAGGGGATGATCCTTGAGGGCACGCTGAAGTCCGGTGAGCGGTTGCCGGCGGAGCGCACGCTGGCCGAACAATTTGGCGTATCACGGCCGTCGCTGCGTGAAGCGATTCAGAAACTGGCGGCGAAAGGGCTGCTGGTCAGTCGCCAAGGTGGCGGCAATTATGTGGTCGAGAGCCTGGGCTCAACGTTCAGTGATCCGCTGCTGCAATTGCTCGAAAGCAATCCCGAGGCGCAGCGCGATCTACTGGAATTTCGCCACACTCTGGAGGCATCGTGCGCCTATTACGCAGCATTGCGCGCTACGGATGTGGATCGCGAGCGGTTGACTGCAGCGTTCGAAGAGCTCCAGGACTGCTATTCGCGCCACGATGAAGTAAGCCGGGCGGAGGAGGGCGCAGCGGATGCGAAATTTCATCTGGCGATTGCTGAAGCCAGCCATAACGCAGTGTTGCTGCACACCATTCGCGGGCTGTTCGATCTGCTTAAGCGCAACGTCGTCACCAACATCGGCGGCATGTACAAGCAGCGCACGGAAACCCGCGACATGCTGATCACCCAGCACCGGGAATTGTATCGGGCGATTATTGAAGGGCGCGCGGAGCAGGCGCGGGAAGTCTCCAGTCGACACATTTTGTATGTGCAGGAAGTGCTGGAAGAGGTGCGGCAGGAGGTTCAGCGCATGGCCCGGGCGGAGCGGCGCAAGGGGATGTGA
- the smpB gene encoding SsrA-binding protein SmpB gives MAKQKKHPTGTIAQNKKARHDYFIEHKFEAGLVLAGWEVKSLRASKLQLVDSYVLLKDGEAWLLGSHITPLMTASTHVIADPVRTRKLLLNRRELEKLAAMVQQKGYACVCLSWYWSKHMVKCEIALGKGKKEYDKRDTERERDAGRELQRAVRNKGKED, from the coding sequence ATGGCTAAACAGAAGAAACACCCAACAGGGACCATCGCGCAGAACAAAAAGGCGCGACACGATTACTTCATCGAGCACAAGTTCGAGGCTGGTCTGGTCCTGGCCGGCTGGGAAGTAAAAAGTCTGCGGGCAAGCAAGCTACAGCTGGTCGACAGCTATGTCCTGCTCAAGGATGGCGAAGCATGGTTGCTCGGCAGCCACATCACGCCTCTGATGACCGCAAGCACCCATGTCATCGCTGACCCGGTGCGCACACGCAAATTGCTGCTCAACCGCCGCGAGCTGGAAAAGCTTGCCGCGATGGTGCAGCAAAAGGGTTACGCCTGCGTCTGCCTGTCCTGGTACTGGAGCAAGCACATGGTCAAGTGCGAAATTGCTCTGGGCAAGGGCAAGAAGGAATACGACAAGCGTGACACCGAGCGCGAACGCGATGCCGGTCGTGAGCTGCAGCGTGCCGTGCGCAACAAGGGCAAGGAAGATTAA
- a CDS encoding sodium-dependent transporter encodes MSTDKVSVHGSWASRWVFILAATGSAVGLGSIWKFPYMVGVYGGGAFVLMFLACIALIGIPVMLAETLIGRRARQSPANALKVLALEAGHSGKWSWGAFAGMITALLILSFYSVVGGWSLDYIVDMGRGDFQGATADQVGAYFGNVISNPWRLTLWHTIFMLLSAYVIAKGVVAGLERSLRIMMPLLFVMILVLLGYSMTTGHFMEGVHFMFDFHPEKVLDGLLPAMGHAFFSLSVGVGSIMIYGAYMPKSSSLSGTVVGVALLDTFVSLVAGLALFPIVFAGGLNPSEGPGLMFVSLPFAFGNVAFGQLMGVVFFVLVAIAAWSSAISLLEPMVAYLVERTKVSRAWVTFWLAFICWFVGLGTVFSFNIWKEAKFFVNEGGMFHLYQWGAQSGLDFFGVIDFFTSRIMLPLGGLCFVLFAGWVMGREAVRDELSIRNPALFALSLFLMRYVAPIGIVVVFAAQLWK; translated from the coding sequence ATGTCGACAGACAAGGTTTCTGTCCACGGCAGTTGGGCTAGCCGCTGGGTATTCATACTCGCCGCGACCGGTTCGGCCGTGGGACTGGGTAGTATCTGGAAGTTCCCCTACATGGTCGGGGTCTACGGCGGCGGTGCTTTTGTACTGATGTTTCTGGCGTGCATCGCGCTGATCGGCATCCCGGTCATGCTCGCTGAAACCCTGATCGGCCGGCGCGCCCGGCAAAGTCCGGCGAACGCCTTGAAGGTGCTGGCGCTGGAAGCCGGGCACTCGGGCAAATGGTCGTGGGGAGCGTTTGCCGGGATGATTACGGCCTTGCTGATCCTGTCTTTCTATAGTGTGGTCGGCGGCTGGTCGCTGGACTACATCGTCGACATGGGCCGCGGTGATTTCCAGGGCGCCACGGCCGATCAGGTCGGCGCTTATTTCGGCAATGTCATCTCCAATCCATGGCGCCTGACACTTTGGCACACGATTTTCATGCTGCTGTCAGCCTATGTGATCGCCAAAGGCGTGGTTGCCGGACTTGAGCGCAGCTTGCGCATCATGATGCCGCTGCTGTTCGTGATGATCCTGGTATTGCTGGGTTACAGCATGACCACCGGGCATTTCATGGAAGGCGTGCATTTCATGTTCGACTTCCACCCGGAAAAAGTCCTCGACGGCTTGTTGCCAGCGATGGGCCACGCGTTTTTCTCGCTGAGCGTCGGTGTCGGCTCGATCATGATCTACGGCGCTTACATGCCGAAGAGTTCGTCGTTGTCGGGCACGGTTGTCGGCGTGGCGCTGCTTGATACCTTTGTGTCGCTGGTCGCCGGTCTGGCCTTGTTCCCGATTGTGTTTGCCGGGGGGCTGAACCCTAGCGAAGGACCAGGCTTGATGTTCGTCAGCCTGCCATTTGCCTTTGGTAATGTGGCTTTTGGTCAATTGATGGGCGTGGTGTTCTTTGTGCTGGTGGCGATTGCGGCCTGGAGTTCGGCGATTTCGCTTCTGGAACCGATGGTTGCCTATCTGGTTGAGCGCACGAAAGTCAGTCGCGCGTGGGTGACTTTCTGGCTGGCGTTCATCTGCTGGTTCGTCGGTCTGGGCACGGTGTTCTCCTTCAATATCTGGAAGGAAGCCAAATTTTTCGTGAACGAAGGCGGGATGTTCCACCTCTACCAATGGGGTGCGCAGAGCGGTCTGGACTTCTTTGGCGTGATCGATTTCTTCACCTCGCGGATCATGTTGCCGCTCGGTGGCCTGTGTTTTGTATTGTTCGCCGGATGGGTGATGGGGCGTGAAGCGGTACGCGACGAGTTGTCGATCCGCAACCCGGCACTGTTCGCCCTATCCTTGTTTTTGATGCGCTACGTGGCGCCCATCGGCATTGTTGTAGTGTTTGCCGCTCAGCTCTGGAAGTAA
- a CDS encoding type II toxin-antitoxin system RatA family toxin produces the protein MTTHIQRSALLPYPAQFLYDLVNDVARYPEFLPWCSSAEVLESSPEHMRASVGVAKGGLSQHFVTRNTLVPGQSIEMNLEEGPFNQLHGVWVFKVLNEKACKISLDLSFDYAGPLVRATLGPLFNQAANTLVDAFCQRAKQMHG, from the coding sequence ATGACGACACATATTCAACGATCGGCATTGCTGCCGTACCCGGCGCAATTTCTCTACGACCTGGTCAACGACGTGGCGCGTTACCCGGAATTTCTGCCGTGGTGCTCCTCGGCGGAAGTGCTGGAAAGCTCGCCGGAGCATATGCGCGCCAGTGTTGGCGTGGCCAAGGGTGGGCTCAGTCAGCATTTTGTGACGCGTAATACGCTGGTGCCAGGGCAGTCGATCGAGATGAACCTTGAAGAGGGGCCGTTCAATCAGTTGCACGGCGTCTGGGTGTTCAAGGTGTTGAACGAGAAGGCCTGCAAGATCAGTCTGGATCTGTCTTTCGACTATGCCGGGCCGCTGGTGCGCGCGACGTTGGGGCCGCTGTTCAATCAGGCCGCCAATACGCTGGTGGACGCGTTTTGCCAGCGCGCCAAGCAGATGCATGGTTGA
- a CDS encoding RnfH family protein has product MVEPVIVIEVVYAAVDRQVLRSVSINDGATVRAAVLASGIGREFPELNLAECPLGIFGKVVTDPDSRLIQAGERIEIYRPLLADPKEVRRLRAAKAAEAKARNA; this is encoded by the coding sequence ATGGTTGAGCCGGTGATCGTGATAGAGGTGGTGTACGCGGCCGTGGATCGTCAGGTTTTGCGCTCGGTTAGCATAAATGACGGCGCAACGGTGCGGGCTGCGGTGCTTGCGTCGGGTATCGGTCGCGAGTTCCCTGAGCTGAATCTGGCGGAATGTCCATTGGGCATTTTTGGCAAAGTGGTTACTGACCCGGATTCGCGGCTGATTCAGGCAGGGGAGCGCATCGAGATTTACCGTCCATTGCTGGCCGATCCGAAAGAGGTACGGCGGTTGCGTGCGGCCAAGGCTGCCGAAGCCAAGGCCCGAAACGCGTAA
- a CDS encoding outer membrane protein assembly factor BamE, with protein sequence MQNTKLLLTSFTFVGLLALAGCSFPGVYKIDIQQGNVVTQDMIDQLRPGMTRPQVRFIMGNPLLVDTFHADRWDYLYSLQPGGGERQQERISVIFNSNDQLVSLSGDFMPGVSRDEAILGKDSGTTVTAPAENAEKPTPEKPVKPGSLLDQIQKDVDGVETVPVPTPEPLDTSPQ encoded by the coding sequence ATGCAAAACACCAAGCTCTTGCTAACCAGTTTCACCTTTGTGGGACTGCTCGCACTCGCCGGTTGTTCATTCCCCGGGGTTTACAAAATCGACATCCAGCAGGGCAATGTCGTCACGCAGGACATGATAGACCAGTTACGCCCGGGAATGACCCGGCCGCAAGTACGGTTTATCATGGGTAACCCTCTGCTTGTCGACACGTTCCATGCCGATCGCTGGGATTATCTGTACAGCCTGCAACCGGGTGGCGGTGAACGCCAACAGGAACGCATCAGCGTTATTTTCAACTCAAACGACCAGCTTGTCAGCCTGTCCGGTGACTTTATGCCGGGCGTAAGCCGTGACGAAGCCATTCTCGGCAAGGACAGTGGCACTACGGTGACCGCTCCTGCTGAAAACGCCGAGAAGCCAACACCGGAAAAACCGGTGAAGCCAGGTTCCTTGCTGGATCAGATCCAGAAGGACGTCGATGGTGTAGAAACCGTTCCGGTTCCGACACCAGAGCCGCTGGACACCTCGCCGCAATAA
- the fur gene encoding ferric iron uptake transcriptional regulator gives MVENSELRKAGLKVTLPRVKILQMLDSTEQRHMSAEDVYKALMEAGEDVGLATVYRVLTQFEAAGLVVRHNFDGGHAVFELADSGHHDHMVNVETGEVVEFVSPEIEKLQKAIAEEHGVELVDHNLVLYIRKKK, from the coding sequence ATGGTTGAAAATAGCGAACTACGCAAAGCCGGCCTTAAAGTGACCCTGCCACGGGTCAAGATCCTGCAAATGCTCGACTCCACCGAGCAGCGCCACATGAGTGCCGAGGACGTCTACAAGGCGTTGATGGAAGCTGGTGAGGACGTCGGTCTGGCCACGGTTTACCGTGTTCTGACCCAGTTCGAAGCGGCTGGCCTCGTGGTCCGTCACAACTTCGACGGTGGCCATGCGGTTTTCGAGTTGGCCGACAGTGGTCACCACGACCACATGGTTAACGTGGAAACCGGTGAGGTTGTCGAATTCGTCAGCCCGGAAATCGAAAAGCTTCAGAAGGCAATTGCCGAGGAGCACGGTGTCGAGTTGGTGGATCACAACCTGGTGCTGTACATCCGCAAGAAAAAGTAA